A window from Candidatus Rickettsiella viridis encodes these proteins:
- the rlmE gene encoding 23S rRNA (uridine(2552)-2'-O)-methyltransferase RlmE yields the protein MARSKSSQRWLKQHFSDPYVKRAHQEGLRSRSAYKLLEIQEKDKLIKPGMVVIDLGAAPGGWSQLAAKLVGEKGKVYALDILSMSPLAAVDFIQGDFRDENVLQQLLDHLQSIPVDLVISDMAPNLSGMRTVDQPRAMYLAELALDFAQRVLKPKGGFIIKAFQGEGFEAYLRLVRQLFKTVSIRKPAASRGASAEVYLVATGYHLQNNGLNS from the coding sequence ATGGCCCGTAGTAAAAGTAGTCAGCGCTGGCTTAAACAACACTTTAGTGACCCTTACGTAAAACGCGCGCATCAGGAAGGTCTACGCTCAAGATCGGCCTATAAGCTATTAGAAATACAAGAAAAAGATAAGCTGATTAAACCAGGCATGGTGGTAATCGATCTAGGTGCAGCACCTGGCGGATGGTCTCAATTAGCCGCTAAGTTAGTAGGTGAAAAAGGCAAAGTCTATGCACTCGATATTTTATCCATGTCCCCTTTAGCGGCGGTGGACTTTATACAGGGCGATTTTCGTGATGAAAACGTTCTACAACAACTGCTAGATCACCTACAATCCATACCGGTGGATCTTGTAATTTCAGATATGGCCCCCAATTTAAGCGGTATGCGAACTGTTGATCAACCTCGGGCGATGTACCTTGCTGAATTAGCATTGGATTTTGCCCAGCGCGTATTAAAGCCAAAAGGTGGGTTTATTATTAAAGCCTTTCAAGGTGAAGGCTTTGAAGCTTATCTACGATTGGTGCGGCAGCTATTTAAAACCGTTTCTATTCGCAAGCCAGCCGCTTCTAGAGGGGCATCAGCGGAAGTTTATTTAGTCGCCACAGGTTA
- a CDS encoding MFS transporter, producing the protein MTKPLATQKPTLLAAIICLLASSFYMYEFILQISPGVMTRELIHDLGLNAVSLGTMAAFYYYAYTPMQLPAGFLFDRFGPRRLIAAATFTCAVGALIFGTTHSIAMASAGRFMMGMGSAFSFIGTLVLVSRWFPARYFAFLTGLVELMSCVGAIVGETPLAIAVGHWGWRHTTITLSMIGMVLAALIWLIVRDSPEVVSKGKRFQSTSDKTFIQSLRQVGRNNQTWFIALYSFMVWAPITAFAALWGVPFLVAAYGISTQAASAACTMIWLAIGIGCPILGWWSDKVGLRGMPLKFAASLGIIGLIPIIYIPHLPLFWLYFCLFLFGLAASGQSLAFGVVKDNNHANVAGTAIGINNMATVAGGALFQPIIGLFLHLYWNGATHNGMPFYNAADYRKAFIVLPLCYFFAFLIGKFLILETHCQPQHNDGP; encoded by the coding sequence ATGACAAAACCTTTAGCTACACAAAAGCCTACTTTACTTGCAGCTATTATCTGTCTCCTTGCGTCTTCGTTCTACATGTATGAATTCATACTGCAAATTTCACCCGGCGTAATGACTCGAGAGCTCATTCACGATTTAGGGCTCAATGCAGTGAGTTTGGGCACGATGGCTGCCTTTTATTATTATGCTTACACACCCATGCAACTTCCTGCAGGTTTTTTATTCGATCGTTTTGGGCCACGACGTTTAATAGCGGCAGCAACGTTTACCTGTGCAGTAGGTGCTTTAATTTTTGGAACAACTCATAGTATTGCTATGGCTTCAGCGGGTCGTTTTATGATGGGCATGGGCTCAGCTTTTTCATTTATAGGTACCTTAGTACTTGTTTCTCGTTGGTTCCCTGCACGTTACTTCGCTTTTCTAACAGGGTTAGTCGAATTAATGAGTTGTGTAGGCGCCATTGTGGGTGAAACACCTTTAGCCATCGCGGTAGGTCATTGGGGATGGCGGCATACCACCATCACCTTATCTATGATAGGAATGGTATTAGCTGCCCTTATTTGGCTTATAGTACGCGATAGTCCAGAGGTCGTATCTAAAGGAAAAAGGTTTCAATCAACCTCAGATAAAACCTTTATACAAAGTCTAAGGCAAGTGGGTCGTAATAATCAAACCTGGTTTATTGCACTTTACTCTTTTATGGTATGGGCACCTATTACTGCTTTTGCCGCTTTATGGGGAGTTCCTTTTCTTGTTGCGGCCTATGGCATTAGTACACAGGCCGCTTCCGCTGCTTGTACTATGATCTGGCTCGCGATAGGGATTGGTTGCCCCATTCTAGGTTGGTGGTCAGATAAAGTAGGTTTACGGGGCATGCCTTTAAAATTTGCGGCAAGTCTTGGTATTATTGGTCTAATCCCAATTATCTATATTCCCCATCTTCCTTTATTTTGGCTTTATTTCTGTTTATTTTTATTTGGATTAGCCGCCTCTGGACAATCACTCGCTTTTGGGGTCGTCAAAGACAATAATCATGCGAATGTAGCTGGCACAGCCATTGGCATAAACAATATGGCAACTGTCGCCGGCGGTGCGCTATTCCAGCCAATCATTGGTTTATTTTTACATCTGTATTGGAACGGTGCGACGCACAATGGCATGCCTTTTTACAATGCTGCAGATTACCGTAAAGCATTTATAGTGTTACCACTTTGTTATTTCTTTGCCTTTTTAATTGGGAAGTTCTTGATCCTAGAAACCCATTGCCAACCTCAACACAACGATGGCCCGTAG
- a CDS encoding MFS transporter — protein sequence MYNNDAVLTDSVPYTLTRKKQLLLASIICTLAAMFYMYEFILQVSPAVMTSELMSDLNLNAASLGTMAAFYYYSYTPMQLPAGLLYDRFGPRRLITLAVLICAIGALLFGSTHSVFTASIGRFFMGIGSAFSFIGALLLVSRWFPPHYFALLTGLVQLMSSVGAIAGQVPLASAINHWGWRSTIITLSLIGAFLALLIWTIVRDSPETVSQRQKFQRCPKTNELNRLKQVCNNRQTWFIALYSFAIWAPITAFAALWGIPFLVANYGITTEAASKASAMIWLGIGIGSPLFGWVSDKIQSRSIPLSLSALLGIISLSIVIYGPHLPIVWLYTALFIFGLGASGQTLSFGVVKDNNPPSVVGTAIGLNNMAVVAGGALFQPLIGILLYYNWSGAIQDGRPFYGAADYQKALIILPLCYILALVVSRFLLRETHCKQQFPNETAAAL from the coding sequence ATGTACAACAATGACGCAGTTTTAACAGACAGTGTTCCCTATACTTTAACAAGGAAAAAGCAACTTCTTCTCGCTTCCATTATATGCACCCTCGCCGCCATGTTTTACATGTATGAATTTATCCTACAAGTTTCTCCGGCAGTGATGACAAGCGAATTGATGTCTGACTTAAATCTTAATGCCGCTAGTTTAGGAACCATGGCTGCATTTTACTACTACTCCTATACCCCAATGCAATTACCTGCAGGGTTACTCTATGATCGTTTTGGACCTAGACGCTTGATCACGCTTGCTGTTTTAATCTGCGCCATCGGTGCTTTACTATTCGGCTCAACACACAGTGTTTTTACCGCATCAATAGGCCGATTTTTTATGGGAATTGGTTCTGCATTTTCATTTATTGGTGCTTTACTTCTTGTTTCTCGTTGGTTTCCCCCACACTATTTCGCCTTACTAACAGGACTTGTACAGTTAATGAGTTCGGTAGGTGCTATCGCGGGCCAAGTTCCTTTAGCCTCTGCCATTAACCATTGGGGATGGCGTTCAACCATCATTACTTTATCGCTTATCGGTGCTTTTTTAGCATTACTTATTTGGACAATTGTTCGTGATAGCCCTGAAACCGTTTCACAACGTCAAAAATTTCAACGCTGCCCTAAAACAAATGAGCTAAACCGCTTGAAACAAGTTTGTAATAACCGACAAACCTGGTTCATTGCACTGTATTCTTTTGCTATATGGGCACCTATTACTGCATTTGCAGCGCTATGGGGTATTCCTTTTCTAGTCGCAAACTATGGCATTACGACGGAAGCAGCTTCAAAAGCAAGCGCTATGATTTGGTTAGGGATAGGGATAGGCAGTCCTTTATTCGGTTGGGTTTCAGATAAAATACAATCTCGTTCTATCCCACTCAGCCTCTCTGCATTATTAGGTATTATTAGCCTTAGTATTGTCATTTATGGCCCTCATCTACCTATCGTCTGGCTATATACGGCTTTATTTATTTTCGGTTTGGGGGCATCCGGTCAAACGTTATCGTTTGGTGTCGTCAAAGATAATAACCCCCCCTCCGTTGTAGGAACGGCTATTGGTTTAAATAATATGGCTGTCGTAGCTGGCGGCGCGCTATTCCAACCACTCATAGGTATTTTATTATATTATAATTGGAGTGGTGCTATACAGGATGGCAGACCATTCTATGGCGCAGCCGATTACCAAAAAGCACTTATTATTTTACCTTTATGTTATATTTTAGCACTCGTTGTCAGTCGATTTTTACTTCGAGAAACCCATTGCAAACAACAGTTTCCTAATGAAACCGCTGCTGCACTCTAA
- the ispF gene encoding 2-C-methyl-D-erythritol 2,4-cyclodiphosphate synthase: MTNDSNLRIGYGVDVHAFASGDHIILGGITIPYHAGLRAHSDGDVVIHALVDALLGASALGDIGQHFPDTENRWKDCSSRIFLKESVRMLQESRFSIANVDITVLAEAPKLSPYREAIRANLASDMAITLNQVNIKATTTEKLGFIGRKEGIAATAIVLIQKQASN, translated from the coding sequence ATGACTAACGATAGCAACTTACGGATAGGTTATGGTGTTGATGTCCACGCCTTTGCCAGTGGTGATCACATCATCTTAGGTGGAATCACTATCCCCTACCATGCGGGTCTGCGCGCCCATTCTGATGGCGATGTAGTCATTCATGCTTTAGTTGACGCCTTATTAGGCGCTAGTGCCTTAGGTGATATAGGCCAACATTTCCCCGATACAGAGAACCGCTGGAAAGATTGCAGCAGCCGGATTTTTTTAAAAGAGTCTGTCAGGATGTTACAAGAAAGCCGTTTTTCTATCGCTAACGTCGACATCACCGTTTTAGCAGAAGCGCCTAAACTCAGTCCATACCGTGAAGCCATAAGAGCCAATCTAGCCAGCGATATGGCCATTACCCTCAATCAAGTCAATATTAAAGCGACCACCACGGAAAAGCTGGGCTTTATTGGGCGCAAAGAAGGAATAGCCGCTACGGCTATCGTACTGATACAGAAACAAGCTAGCAATTAA
- a CDS encoding YqgE/AlgH family protein: MIETSHFLTNHFLVAMPSLTDPYFNRSVVYICEHNEKGAVGIIVNQPLQSFRVNLSEILQAIVGSKSELPSTTDFPILCGGPIHPERGFVIHAPGGEWQSSLKMNSKICVTTSKDILQAIAKQQGPEKFIFSLGYANWVAGQIEQEIINNFWLTVPADPAILFDVPFNKRWLKAINSLGIEIDKLVYSGGHA; this comes from the coding sequence ATGATAGAGACGAGTCATTTTTTAACAAACCATTTTTTGGTGGCAATGCCTAGTTTAACGGATCCTTATTTTAATCGATCCGTGGTATATATTTGTGAACATAATGAAAAAGGCGCTGTTGGAATTATTGTTAATCAGCCATTGCAGTCTTTTAGGGTTAATCTTTCAGAAATATTACAGGCCATTGTAGGGAGTAAATCGGAGTTACCTTCAACAACTGATTTTCCCATACTTTGTGGAGGGCCTATTCACCCCGAGCGTGGTTTTGTGATTCATGCACCAGGTGGTGAGTGGCAATCTAGCCTTAAGATGAATAGCAAAATCTGTGTAACAACTTCTAAAGATATTTTACAAGCCATTGCAAAACAACAAGGGCCCGAGAAATTTATTTTTTCTTTAGGTTATGCGAATTGGGTAGCGGGACAAATAGAGCAGGAAATTATTAATAATTTCTGGTTAACCGTGCCAGCAGATCCAGCTATTTTATTTGATGTCCCTTTTAATAAACGTTGGCTAAAAGCAATTAATAGCTTAGGTATAGAGATTGATAAATTGGTTTATAGCGGTGGCCATGCGTGA
- the ruvX gene encoding Holliday junction resolvase RuvX: MIKTVLGFDFGTKYIGVAVGYTSPLMAQPLTSLIAQKGEPPWKEIDTLIKTWSPDALIVGMPLNMDGSEQPMTQSAGLFSENLKQRFHLPIFAVDERLTTIEARARLFSSGGYKALQKKAIDSVSAQLIVEMWLESTRYE, from the coding sequence GTGATTAAAACCGTTTTAGGCTTTGATTTTGGTACTAAATATATCGGTGTAGCAGTAGGCTATACGTCGCCCTTAATGGCGCAGCCATTAACAAGCCTAATTGCACAAAAAGGCGAACCACCTTGGAAAGAAATTGATACCTTAATAAAAACATGGTCTCCTGACGCACTCATTGTAGGAATGCCTTTAAACATGGATGGATCAGAACAGCCCATGACACAATCTGCAGGTCTTTTTTCAGAAAACTTAAAGCAACGATTTCATTTACCCATTTTTGCTGTAGACGAACGGTTGACGACGATTGAGGCGCGCGCGCGTTTATTTTCATCCGGTGGATATAAAGCCCTGCAAAAAAAGGCGATTGATAGTGTTTCAGCCCAATTAATTGTAGAAATGTGGTTAGAAAGCACACGTTATGAGTAA
- the murJ gene encoding murein biosynthesis integral membrane protein MurJ — protein sequence MSKALFKSTSVVASMTLLSRILGFVRDIIAARMFGATAAVDAFYIAFKIPNFMRGLFAEGSFSTAFIPTLAEYKQTKSQKEVETFIAHITGVLGFILLVVSIAGILGSKGLVALFAPGLDPYRFQLASEMLRVTFPYLMLISLTALVGAILNCYGLFWVPAFTPALLNVCLIATAFGITHYFKVPVEAQAWGVLLAGFLQLGFQLPFLKQLNLLRNPLFNWRDPGVQKVLKLMLPALFGSSIGQISLLLNTIFASFLVAGSVTWLYYSDRLAYFPLGVFGVALLTVILPHLSRQHAAKTPEAFSSTLNWGLRCNLIIGIPASVTMLILSGPLIISLFHYGKFTDHDVFMTQRSVIAYSVGLQAFMLIKVLAAAFYAQQNIRTPVRIGIAALVVNMLLNILLIMPLKHAGLALASSLSAWLNAGLLLQGLRTRGMFQWQSGWLIFMLRLLFANCVLALFLYWTAAALPVWLSWHWQQRFLHILLLGVISIIIYISCLWISGLRFRDLKAMP from the coding sequence ATGAGTAAAGCGCTCTTTAAATCAACATCCGTTGTTGCATCGATGACTTTACTCTCGCGGATTTTGGGTTTTGTACGCGACATTATTGCGGCAAGAATGTTTGGGGCGACTGCAGCGGTTGATGCTTTTTATATTGCATTTAAGATCCCTAACTTTATGCGAGGTTTGTTTGCAGAAGGTTCCTTTTCAACGGCTTTTATTCCCACTTTAGCAGAATATAAGCAAACAAAGAGTCAAAAAGAAGTTGAGACCTTTATTGCGCATATTACGGGTGTATTGGGGTTCATTTTATTAGTGGTCAGTATTGCTGGTATTTTAGGTAGCAAAGGCCTAGTAGCACTTTTTGCGCCAGGGTTAGATCCTTATCGTTTTCAGTTAGCCAGTGAGATGTTAAGAGTAACATTTCCTTATTTAATGTTAATTTCTCTCACGGCATTAGTCGGTGCTATCTTAAATTGTTATGGTTTGTTTTGGGTACCTGCTTTTACCCCGGCTTTGTTAAATGTTTGTTTGATTGCCACTGCATTTGGAATAACACATTATTTTAAAGTACCGGTAGAGGCGCAAGCATGGGGTGTGTTATTAGCAGGATTTTTGCAGCTTGGTTTTCAGTTACCTTTTTTAAAACAACTTAATTTATTGCGTAACCCGCTTTTCAACTGGCGTGATCCCGGTGTGCAAAAAGTATTAAAATTAATGTTACCTGCTTTGTTTGGTTCTTCTATTGGGCAGATTAGTTTATTGCTCAATACCATTTTTGCCTCCTTTTTAGTAGCAGGAAGTGTAACGTGGCTTTATTATTCAGATAGATTAGCTTATTTTCCTTTAGGCGTTTTTGGCGTTGCCTTATTAACAGTTATTTTGCCGCATCTTTCGCGTCAACATGCTGCAAAAACACCCGAAGCTTTTTCGAGCACCTTGAACTGGGGGTTGAGATGTAACTTGATAATTGGTATCCCTGCTTCAGTGACGATGCTGATTTTGTCAGGCCCTTTGATTATCAGTTTATTTCATTACGGAAAGTTTACTGACCATGATGTCTTCATGACACAGCGCAGTGTGATAGCTTATTCCGTGGGGCTGCAAGCATTTATGCTGATTAAAGTATTAGCGGCTGCTTTTTATGCGCAACAAAATATTCGTACACCAGTACGTATAGGGATTGCTGCGCTAGTGGTGAATATGCTTTTAAATATTCTGTTAATTATGCCACTTAAACATGCCGGCTTAGCGTTAGCCAGCTCTTTATCCGCTTGGTTGAATGCAGGATTATTGTTGCAAGGACTTAGAACACGCGGTATGTTCCAATGGCAATCGGGGTGGTTGATTTTTATGTTACGCTTGTTATTTGCTAATTGCGTGTTAGCTTTATTTCTTTATTGGACGGCCGCCGCGTTACCTGTATGGTTAAGTTGGCATTGGCAACAACGTTTTTTGCATATTTTATTGCTCGGTGTGATTTCTATTATTATTTATATCAGTTGTTTATGGATAAGCGGCTTGCGTTTTCGTGACTTAAAAGCAATGCCATGA
- the ribF gene encoding bifunctional riboflavin kinase/FAD synthetase, with protein sequence MTELIFGLHHLKAKHLARVDSQQLDFRQGAAKMSNRSVCRIHEDCELSGNAAENSSAKSILTIGNFDGVHQGHKVIIRALQQQAKLLHLPSCVMLFEPHPQEFFLQEKASARLMRLREKIKILKDLSVDRIVCLRFNKHLAGMSAETFVKEILVAKLGVRSLIVGDDFRFGKGRQGDFASLKKLGRQYGFEVHATPTVLFEGERIGSSRVRNALKEGDFSLAKQLLTRPFTLSGRVIQGDQRGRLLGFATANIALHRLVLPVSGVFMVRVHGLGEKPFNAVANCGRRPTVNGLKDLLEIHLLDFNTDIYGVCLEIEFLKKIREEKKFSSLEELKQQIEADVKWAKEVFKALYG encoded by the coding sequence ATGACCGAATTGATTTTTGGGCTACATCATTTAAAGGCAAAGCACCTTGCTCGTGTAGACTCACAGCAATTGGATTTTCGGCAAGGCGCCGCGAAAATGAGCAACCGGAGTGTATGTAGAATACATGAGGATTGCGAATTGAGTGGGAACGCCGCCGAAAATTCAAGTGCGAAGAGTATATTAACGATTGGGAACTTCGATGGCGTCCATCAGGGCCATAAAGTGATCATTCGCGCATTACAGCAACAAGCAAAACTGTTGCATTTGCCTAGTTGCGTGATGTTATTCGAACCCCATCCGCAAGAATTTTTTTTGCAAGAAAAAGCGTCGGCACGGTTGATGCGTTTGCGCGAAAAAATAAAAATTCTTAAAGATTTATCGGTTGATAGAATAGTTTGCTTGCGCTTTAACAAGCATTTAGCCGGTATGTCAGCGGAAACATTTGTTAAAGAAATTTTAGTCGCTAAATTAGGTGTTCGTTCTTTAATAGTAGGTGATGACTTTAGATTTGGAAAAGGGCGTCAAGGCGATTTTGCAAGTTTAAAAAAGTTAGGTCGGCAATATGGCTTTGAAGTCCATGCAACACCGACGGTACTGTTTGAGGGCGAACGTATAGGAAGCTCGCGTGTGCGCAACGCCTTAAAAGAAGGCGATTTTTCTTTAGCAAAACAGCTGTTAACACGACCGTTTACATTAAGTGGTCGCGTTATTCAGGGTGATCAACGTGGTCGTTTATTAGGATTTGCTACGGCAAATATTGCCTTGCATCGTTTAGTGTTGCCTGTAAGCGGTGTTTTTATGGTGCGCGTACATGGTTTAGGCGAAAAGCCTTTCAATGCCGTGGCCAATTGTGGAAGACGACCTACCGTTAATGGCCTGAAAGATTTATTAGAAATTCATTTATTAGATTTTAATACAGATATTTATGGTGTTTGTTTAGAAATAGAATTTTTAAAAAAAATTCGAGAGGAGAAAAAGTTTTCGTCGTTAGAAGAATTAAAACAGCAGATTGAGGCAGATGTTAAGTGGGCAAAAGAGGTATTTAAAGCATTGTATGGATAA
- a CDS encoding outer membrane protein: MKKYLVAGWFISSLLSPLFAQAQCCCVAKKPSPKMYVDLGIGQALTYHVKPAFSGAAVDFLGLNNVALRPRNSGGLPQSFSVGAGWLWPQVYRLESPYFPFVSIGLSYQHTNLFNTKKSVVYWFEEALPDGEKAAQPFAVAPYTFSQDSVMANLKLDLYRWRYVMPYLSLGLGAAWNQVKDKAVFTAVDGEQVRGQITDANSRNTAFSYSAGLGLDFPVTEKFWLSLGYAYSGLGRMGGINSLTNSVDPNPTNPLDIILNHVSSFGQVSTQTILLMGRYVFA; encoded by the coding sequence GTGAAAAAATATCTTGTAGCCGGATGGTTTATTTCATCGTTGTTGAGCCCCCTGTTTGCGCAAGCTCAATGTTGTTGTGTCGCCAAAAAGCCTTCGCCCAAAATGTACGTGGATCTGGGAATAGGTCAGGCGTTAACGTATCATGTCAAGCCAGCTTTCTCGGGGGCGGCCGTCGATTTTCTTGGTCTGAATAATGTTGCGTTAAGGCCAAGGAATTCAGGAGGGTTGCCACAAAGTTTTAGCGTAGGTGCGGGTTGGTTATGGCCGCAAGTGTATCGCCTGGAGTCGCCTTATTTTCCTTTTGTGAGTATAGGGCTCAGTTATCAGCATACGAATTTGTTTAATACTAAAAAATCAGTAGTTTACTGGTTTGAGGAGGCGCTTCCTGATGGAGAGAAAGCTGCACAGCCATTTGCCGTTGCACCTTATACTTTTTCCCAGGATAGTGTAATGGCCAATCTGAAGCTCGATCTATATAGATGGCGATATGTGATGCCCTATCTGAGCTTAGGTTTGGGAGCCGCTTGGAATCAAGTCAAAGACAAAGCGGTTTTTACTGCAGTGGATGGTGAGCAGGTTCGTGGTCAGATAACAGATGCTAATTCACGGAATACGGCGTTTAGTTACAGTGCTGGCCTTGGGCTTGATTTCCCGGTGACAGAAAAATTTTGGTTGAGTTTGGGTTATGCGTATAGTGGCTTAGGTCGTATGGGTGGAATAAACTCGCTGACAAACTCAGTAGACCCAAACCCAACAAACCCACTTGATATAATACTGAATCACGTATCTAGTTTTGGTCAGGTTAGTACGCAAACCATTTTATTAATGGGGCGTTATGTGTTTGCTTAA
- a CDS encoding SGNH/GDSL hydrolase family protein codes for MAEIFRDLAAKASAPLFPQRRVASTYAAAAPLPQEKTEVNGTINVIGDSLSDAGKKHGKYKQKIFRWIPYRWFLHQSPEDQFTNGRVWTYPLQLRMQHQLKEISTRNPLYNVNGSFLNFNAEGKNMAEGGSTAYNYRRFINFFRRIKGFILSFFLNNIEKQSYDIKKEDQGIKPDDLNLVFAGANDFVTVGYCNEGGVSRAIKGIQTSIDLLTTTQKKTGSSNYTKNVVVFTLPDFSKTPRFQGKTEKERAQAQNMCLKFNEELKDLAQSYRYIDFRFGDIYQIKSKDKIDAILAKIKRQGIIVLGKGSHRTVYFVEKGKFVLQPSKAEPVTVKVKLAKDQQKMLGLKQGKVERNSDNTVFLDEWICQLASHAKLDTDVKVFDTAAVFNEVNENPEMYGFTSGCAIYYGFNKCEEPIKGNAVVLTKTKDNNMEVLFFQQGELVRDKKGKVRKVILNLSTELQKQLDLSVGNQAGDMRKVVGLEQKHSVWHTRIIQAAIRGYEGHFGEKIKLADIYTSILLQIKKSLPNQSRIFWDDLHPTATMHFLLELVFSEFFNNHYQLQFPRQWLDDTAILQRKEDTVELPFKSHEAPESFTFGVNNKKAKLAIFSQPNVVAASAVVKKNDNGKTRLLSADKGYYRASCLKPYSRYHLLKAATPPRIEDRVVDELKKVHFSC; via the coding sequence ATGGCTGAAATTTTTCGTGATTTAGCTGCAAAAGCTTCTGCTCCACTTTTTCCTCAGAGACGGGTTGCAAGCACTTATGCGGCTGCGGCGCCTCTTCCTCAGGAAAAAACCGAAGTAAATGGTACCATCAACGTCATCGGTGATAGTTTAAGTGACGCCGGTAAAAAGCATGGCAAATATAAACAAAAAATATTTAGATGGATACCTTATCGTTGGTTTTTGCATCAATCACCTGAAGATCAGTTTACCAATGGTCGTGTGTGGACCTATCCGCTTCAATTAAGAATGCAGCATCAACTGAAAGAAATATCAACTAGAAACCCATTATATAACGTTAATGGTTCTTTCCTTAATTTTAATGCAGAAGGGAAAAATATGGCTGAAGGGGGATCTACAGCCTATAATTATCGGCGTTTTATTAATTTTTTCAGGCGTATTAAAGGATTTATATTAAGCTTTTTTCTTAATAATATCGAAAAACAAAGCTATGATATAAAGAAGGAAGACCAAGGCATTAAACCGGATGATTTAAATCTCGTTTTTGCAGGCGCAAATGATTTTGTAACCGTAGGTTATTGTAATGAAGGCGGAGTCTCTAGGGCTATAAAGGGTATCCAAACATCAATCGATCTATTAACGACGACACAGAAAAAGACAGGTAGTTCAAACTATACAAAAAATGTGGTGGTCTTTACATTGCCGGATTTTAGTAAGACACCCCGATTTCAGGGAAAAACAGAGAAAGAGAGAGCTCAAGCACAAAACATGTGCTTGAAATTCAATGAGGAGTTGAAAGATTTAGCCCAAAGTTATCGATATATTGATTTTAGATTTGGCGATATCTATCAGATTAAAAGTAAGGACAAAATAGATGCTATTTTAGCTAAAATTAAGCGGCAAGGAATAATCGTGCTCGGTAAGGGAAGCCATAGAACGGTTTACTTTGTTGAAAAAGGTAAGTTTGTATTGCAGCCCTCAAAAGCTGAGCCTGTAACAGTTAAGGTGAAGCTGGCTAAAGATCAGCAAAAAATGTTGGGCTTAAAGCAAGGAAAAGTTGAAAGAAATTCAGACAATACAGTGTTTCTAGATGAATGGATTTGTCAGTTAGCTAGTCATGCAAAATTAGATACCGATGTGAAAGTGTTTGATACAGCGGCTGTTTTTAATGAAGTGAATGAAAATCCTGAAATGTATGGATTTACTAGTGGGTGTGCTATTTATTATGGTTTTAATAAATGTGAGGAACCTATTAAAGGTAATGCAGTTGTTTTAACTAAAACGAAAGACAATAATATGGAGGTTTTATTTTTTCAGCAAGGAGAGTTAGTAAGAGACAAAAAAGGAAAAGTTAGGAAAGTAATATTAAATCTGTCTACAGAGTTGCAAAAACAGCTAGACTTGAGTGTGGGAAATCAAGCGGGCGATATGCGCAAAGTGGTAGGCTTAGAGCAGAAGCATAGTGTATGGCATACTCGAATCATTCAGGCGGCAATAAGGGGGTACGAAGGTCACTTTGGAGAAAAAATTAAGTTGGCAGATATTTATACTTCTATTTTATTACAAATAAAGAAAAGCCTGCCTAATCAAAGCCGAATATTTTGGGATGATTTACACCCCACAGCGACAATGCATTTTTTATTAGAGCTTGTGTTTAGTGAGTTTTTTAATAATCACTATCAGCTGCAGTTTCCCAGACAATGGTTGGACGATACGGCGATTCTTCAGCGCAAGGAAGATACAGTGGAATTACCTTTTAAGTCGCATGAGGCACCTGAGAGTTTCACATTCGGAGTTAATAATAAAAAAGCGAAGTTAGCTATATTCAGTCAGCCGAATGTGGTAGCAGCTAGCGCAGTGGTAAAGAAAAATGATAATGGCAAGACCCGGTTGTTATCCGCAGATAAAGGGTATTACCGTGCTTCATGCTTAAAACCCTACTCTCGGTATCATCTACTCAAAGCAGCGACCCCTCCTCGTATAGAAGATAGGGTCGTCGATGAACTTAAAAAGGTACACTTTAGTTGCTAA